One genomic window of Vicinamibacterales bacterium includes the following:
- the thiS gene encoding sulfur carrier protein ThiS, with protein sequence MITVNGDRIEWREGMTVADILKIRNYIFRMLAVSVNGELVRRGTYETTVVPDDADVQVIHMMSGG encoded by the coding sequence ATGATCACCGTCAACGGCGACCGCATCGAGTGGCGTGAAGGGATGACGGTTGCGGACATTCTCAAGATCCGCAACTACATCTTCCGTATGCTGGCCGTGTCGGTGAATGGTGAACTGGTGCGGCGCGGGACGTACGAGACGACAGTCGTTCCCGACGACGCGGATGTCCAGGTCATCCACATGATGAGCGGCGGCTAG
- a CDS encoding aldehyde dehydrogenase family protein has product MQSDGKRAPAKVTYATMGGDQMIELHLELDRAIEQVKKDFGQTHPVFIDGRAVEGAGGIIEDRSPIDTRILVGRFTAATREQTQEAIAAARTAFPAWSRLPWEERVHIVRRIGRKVRERRAELSAVIGYEAGKSRLECVGEVEEAADFFDYYCDRMDATDGFTNLMGMPGSSEESRSVLRPYGVFGIIAPFNFPLALAAGPTAAALLAGNTIVCKPAEDTPLSGAKFYDIVSEFLPAGVFNLVNGPGIPVGQELANNAGVDGLVFTGSMEVGMRLLRDNGARSIPRPLIIEMGGKNPALVMGSADLDRASDGVMRSAFGATGQKCSACSRVYVDREVRGRFVELLVEKVRELRVGNPLERDVWTGPVINERAVQTYENAIAQAKRDGGRILTGGRRMMDEPFNHGYFVEPTVIDGLPKDHPLFTKELFVPITVVGDVLTLDEAIDLANRTEYGLTAGIFTQDDREIEEFFDRIQAGVVYANRRAGATSGAWPGQNSFGGWKASGSTGKGTGGPHYVQQFFREQSRTRAR; this is encoded by the coding sequence ATGCAAAGCGACGGCAAGCGGGCTCCCGCCAAGGTCACCTACGCGACGATGGGCGGCGATCAGATGATCGAGCTCCATCTGGAACTCGATCGGGCGATCGAGCAGGTGAAGAAGGACTTCGGGCAGACGCATCCGGTGTTCATCGATGGTCGCGCCGTGGAAGGGGCGGGCGGCATCATCGAGGATCGAAGCCCGATCGACACCCGGATCCTCGTCGGGCGGTTCACCGCTGCCACGCGCGAGCAGACACAGGAGGCCATCGCGGCCGCCAGGACGGCGTTTCCCGCGTGGAGCCGTCTCCCGTGGGAGGAGCGTGTGCACATCGTCCGCCGCATCGGGCGCAAGGTGCGGGAACGGCGTGCCGAGTTGTCCGCCGTCATTGGGTACGAAGCAGGGAAGAGCCGGCTCGAGTGCGTGGGCGAGGTGGAAGAGGCCGCCGACTTCTTCGACTACTACTGCGATCGGATGGACGCGACCGACGGCTTCACGAACCTGATGGGCATGCCGGGGTCATCCGAGGAAAGCCGCAGCGTGCTTCGTCCATACGGCGTTTTCGGCATCATCGCGCCATTCAACTTCCCCCTCGCGCTGGCCGCCGGACCAACTGCAGCCGCCCTGCTCGCCGGCAACACCATCGTCTGCAAGCCGGCCGAGGACACGCCGCTGTCGGGGGCGAAGTTCTACGACATCGTGTCCGAGTTCCTCCCGGCGGGCGTCTTCAACCTCGTCAATGGGCCGGGGATTCCGGTTGGGCAGGAACTCGCGAACAACGCGGGCGTGGATGGGCTCGTGTTCACGGGGTCGATGGAAGTCGGCATGAGACTGCTGCGCGACAACGGCGCCCGGTCGATCCCGCGTCCGCTCATCATCGAGATGGGCGGAAAGAACCCCGCGCTCGTCATGGGCTCCGCGGATCTCGACAGGGCGTCGGACGGCGTCATGCGTTCGGCCTTCGGCGCGACCGGCCAGAAATGCTCCGCCTGCTCGCGCGTCTACGTCGACCGCGAGGTCCGCGGCCGGTTCGTCGAGTTGCTGGTGGAGAAGGTGCGCGAGCTCAGGGTCGGAAACCCGCTCGAACGGGACGTCTGGACGGGTCCCGTGATAAACGAACGGGCCGTGCAGACGTACGAGAACGCGATCGCGCAGGCGAAGCGCGATGGCGGACGCATCCTGACGGGCGGCCGGCGGATGATGGACGAGCCGTTCAACCACGGTTACTTCGTCGAGCCCACGGTCATCGACGGCCTGCCGAAGGACCATCCGCTGTTCACGAAGGAACTCTTCGTACCGATCACCGTCGTCGGTGACGTCCTGACGCTCGACGAGGCGATCGACCTCGCCAACAGGACGGAATACGGACTGACGGCGGGCATCTTCACGCAGGATGACCGGGAAATCGAAGAGTTCTTCGACCGCATCCAGGCGGGCGTCGTGTACGCCAACCGCCGCGCGGGCGCGACGAGTGGTGCGTGGCCGGGGCAGAACTCATTCGGCGGGTGGAAGGCGAGCGGCTCGACCGGCAAGGGCACCGGCGGCCCGCACTACGTGCAGCAGTTCTTCCGCGAGCAAAGCCGCACGCGCGCCCGGTAA
- a CDS encoding aldehyde ferredoxin oxidoreductase C-terminal domain-containing protein, translating to MTIAYDYKTRTSYTEDAAKQKAAHKVLLQHTFEPSLPDRGYTNRTLHIDLTTLKVTEKKVTEQMKEIFVGGRGFGLWYLWQAITPTTKWNDPENDIIISPGPLAGNTQYAGSGKSLVVTLSPLTGIPVDSNVGGYFGPLLKFCGFDALEIQGKATSDVVVVIDGPKKTITIEEAPEENHDSHVAAEIFTHQYADNEKDFVNVSVVSAGKGADHARIGCLNFSWFDPKRGAVRLKQAGRGGIGLVFRDKKIKALVVHGQKLKANMNNAVNFERTSKVGRVLAKEIHDFDDQQCKMRKIGTAHLVEVMDAYDLLPVHNFQYGKHEDTPKIASYVWEKRFTQGVFDGCWYGCHMACAKGADCHKVMTGPYKGDLVTVDGPEYETAAGLGSNCGIFDPNWILESNFYCDTYGVDTISFGTCCAFTMECYQRGILNKERTGGLEMTWGNGEAHVELLHQMAAGQGFGVIVGQGVKYMQEYFAEQGWGDLQFMRDIGMQVKGMEYSQYMSKESLAQQGGYALTNKGPQHDEAWLIFMDMVNNQIPTFEDKAEALHYFPLFRTWFGLMGLCKLPWNDIEPEDNAKHGKNAAKVPDHVHNYLELYAGITGKEMTTDEIILQSEAVYNFQRVFNLRMGMGGRKSDWPPYRSVGPVTKEEYESRAERYDQQLKDLIGVDPAGKSTEEKMALHRTWREDRYNKLCDTVYARRGWTNNAIPTLETLKKFKIDFPEVVAVVTPHLG from the coding sequence ATGACGATTGCCTACGACTACAAGACCCGGACCTCCTACACCGAGGACGCGGCCAAGCAGAAGGCGGCCCACAAGGTCCTCCTTCAACACACATTCGAACCGAGCCTGCCCGATCGCGGCTACACGAACCGCACGCTCCACATCGATCTGACGACGCTGAAGGTCACCGAGAAGAAGGTGACGGAGCAGATGAAGGAGATATTCGTGGGCGGGCGCGGCTTCGGGCTGTGGTACCTGTGGCAGGCGATTACGCCCACGACCAAGTGGAACGACCCGGAGAACGACATCATCATCAGTCCCGGGCCGCTCGCCGGCAACACGCAGTACGCCGGCTCCGGCAAGTCGCTGGTGGTCACGCTCTCCCCGCTGACAGGCATCCCGGTGGACAGTAATGTGGGCGGCTACTTCGGCCCGCTCCTGAAGTTCTGCGGCTTCGATGCGCTCGAAATCCAGGGCAAGGCCACAAGCGACGTCGTCGTCGTCATCGACGGTCCGAAGAAGACGATCACGATCGAGGAAGCGCCCGAGGAGAATCACGACAGCCACGTGGCCGCCGAGATCTTCACGCACCAATACGCCGACAACGAGAAGGACTTCGTGAACGTGTCGGTGGTGTCGGCCGGCAAGGGCGCCGACCATGCGCGGATCGGCTGCCTGAACTTCTCGTGGTTCGACCCCAAGCGGGGCGCCGTCCGCCTGAAGCAGGCCGGCCGCGGTGGGATCGGCTTGGTGTTCCGCGACAAGAAGATCAAGGCGCTCGTCGTGCACGGCCAGAAGTTGAAGGCGAACATGAACAACGCGGTGAACTTCGAGCGGACCTCGAAGGTCGGCCGCGTGCTCGCCAAGGAAATCCACGACTTCGACGATCAGCAGTGCAAGATGCGGAAGATCGGCACGGCGCACCTGGTCGAGGTCATGGACGCGTACGACCTGCTGCCGGTGCACAACTTCCAGTACGGCAAGCACGAGGACACGCCGAAGATCGCATCCTACGTCTGGGAGAAGCGCTTCACGCAGGGCGTGTTCGACGGCTGCTGGTACGGCTGCCACATGGCGTGCGCGAAGGGCGCCGATTGCCACAAGGTGATGACCGGTCCGTACAAGGGCGACCTCGTCACGGTCGACGGTCCCGAGTACGAGACAGCCGCCGGCCTCGGATCGAACTGCGGCATCTTCGATCCGAACTGGATCCTCGAATCGAACTTCTACTGCGACACCTACGGCGTGGACACGATCTCGTTCGGCACCTGTTGCGCCTTCACGATGGAGTGCTACCAGCGCGGGATCTTGAACAAGGAGCGAACGGGCGGCCTCGAAATGACGTGGGGCAACGGCGAGGCGCACGTCGAACTACTGCACCAGATGGCGGCGGGCCAGGGCTTCGGCGTCATCGTCGGACAGGGTGTGAAGTACATGCAGGAGTACTTCGCCGAGCAGGGCTGGGGCGACCTTCAGTTCATGCGCGACATCGGCATGCAGGTGAAGGGCATGGAGTACTCGCAGTACATGTCCAAGGAGTCGCTCGCCCAGCAGGGTGGCTACGCGCTGACAAACAAGGGACCCCAGCACGACGAGGCCTGGCTGATCTTCATGGACATGGTGAACAACCAGATCCCGACCTTCGAGGACAAGGCCGAGGCGCTGCACTACTTCCCGCTGTTCCGCACCTGGTTCGGCTTGATGGGCCTCTGCAAGCTGCCGTGGAACGACATCGAACCCGAGGACAACGCGAAGCACGGAAAGAACGCCGCGAAGGTGCCCGACCACGTGCACAACTATCTCGAACTCTACGCCGGCATCACCGGCAAGGAGATGACGACCGACGAGATCATCCTGCAGTCCGAAGCCGTCTACAACTTCCAGCGCGTGTTCAACCTTCGAATGGGCATGGGTGGTCGCAAGTCCGACTGGCCGCCGTACCGCTCCGTCGGTCCAGTGACGAAGGAAGAGTACGAGTCGCGGGCCGAACGCTACGACCAGCAGCTCAAGGATCTGATCGGCGTCGATCCGGCCGGCAAATCCACCGAGGAGAAGATGGCGCTGCACCGCACGTGGCGTGAAGACCGCTACAACAAGCTGTGCGACACCGTCTACGCCCGTCGAGGCTGGACCAACAACGCCATCCCGACGCTCGAGACGCTGAAGAAGTTCAAGATCGACTTCCCGGAGGTGGTCGCGGTGGTCACGCCGCATCTGGGATAG